Proteins encoded by one window of Sphingosinicella sp. BN140058:
- the cbiB gene encoding adenosylcobinamide-phosphate synthase CbiB encodes MAEPVALAALAVEAAVGWPAPLYRTVGHPVGLFARILAAGERRFNAADTGFATRRLAGALTLLLVVAVATGIAVALEWLARLWLGHGAWMAVALLAVPGLAQRSLDDHVRAVFHPLAAGDLEGARRAVAMIVGRDTAALDEAGVTRAAIESLAESFCDGIVAPAFWLLIGGLPGLWAYKAINTADSLIGHKEERWRAFGWAAARTDDVANLAPARLSALLLCLAGRGGWATMLRDHRLHASPNAGWPEAAMAGVLRLRLAGPVAYDRVVHDKAWIGSGTEAATARDIGRALRVYRRACLLLWLIAGGAAWAL; translated from the coding sequence GTGGCTGAACCGGTTGCGCTTGCAGCCTTGGCGGTGGAGGCGGCAGTCGGCTGGCCGGCGCCGCTCTATCGAACCGTCGGCCATCCCGTCGGCCTGTTCGCCCGGATCCTCGCCGCCGGAGAGCGCCGCTTCAACGCCGCCGACACGGGCTTCGCGACCAGGCGCCTGGCGGGAGCGCTGACGCTCCTTCTCGTCGTGGCCGTCGCCACCGGCATCGCGGTTGCGCTCGAATGGCTCGCCCGCCTCTGGCTCGGCCACGGAGCATGGATGGCCGTCGCCCTGCTTGCCGTCCCGGGGCTAGCACAGCGCAGCCTGGACGATCATGTCCGGGCGGTCTTCCACCCGCTCGCTGCCGGCGATCTAGAGGGCGCCCGGCGCGCAGTGGCGATGATCGTCGGCCGGGACACCGCCGCGCTCGACGAAGCCGGCGTGACCCGCGCCGCGATCGAAAGCCTTGCCGAGAGCTTCTGCGATGGGATCGTCGCACCGGCTTTCTGGCTTCTGATCGGCGGCCTGCCGGGGCTGTGGGCCTATAAAGCGATCAACACCGCCGACAGCCTGATCGGCCACAAGGAGGAACGCTGGCGCGCGTTCGGCTGGGCGGCCGCACGTACCGACGACGTTGCCAATCTGGCTCCGGCACGGCTGTCGGCACTGCTCCTCTGCCTTGCCGGCCGAGGCGGATGGGCGACGATGCTGCGCGATCACCGTCTCCACGCCTCGCCCAACGCCGGCTGGCCGGAGGCGGCGATGGCGGGCGTGCTGCGGCTGCGCCTTGCCGGCCCGGTTGCCTATGATCGGGTGGTGCACGACAAAGCCTGGATCGGGTCCGGCACCGAGGCCGCCACGGCACGCGATATCGGACGGGCGCTCCGCGTCTACCGGCGCGCCTGTCTGCTGCTCTGGCTGATTGCGGGAGGCGCTGCATGGGCGCTCTGA
- a CDS encoding cobyric acid synthase: protein MGALMLQGTGSDVGKSVLVAGLCRALANRGLKVLPFKPQNMSNNAAVTADGGEIGRAQALQALACRVEPVVDMNPVLLKPQGDRSSQLVVHGKVRGTLSGGNYRAAKAALLQDVLASYQRLRARCDILLVEGAGSPAEINLRASDIANMGFARAASVPVLLVGDIDRGGVIAAIVGTRAVIDPEDAEMIRGFLINKFRGDPALFEDGYREIEHRSGWRGFGIVPWLAATARLPSEDAVALEHGLSQASGKRVVVACPVLPRISNFDDLDPLKLEPGIDLVMVPPGRPIPAEARLIILAGSKATIADLAALRSEGWDIDILAHHRRGGQILGLCGGYQMLGRTIADPHGLEGSPATVSGLALLDVDTVLTPGKHLERVRGEMLGAPVEGYEMHMGETTGPDTARPLGRFAGRIDGAASVDGRVAGCYLHGLFTRAEQRAVWLHRIGVDGSGRDYDASVSDALDEIAASLEQVVDVDGLIALSREAKSDT, encoded by the coding sequence ATGGGCGCTCTGATGCTCCAGGGCACTGGGTCGGACGTGGGCAAGTCCGTGCTGGTCGCAGGCCTCTGTCGGGCACTCGCCAACCGCGGCCTCAAGGTGCTCCCGTTCAAGCCGCAGAACATGTCCAACAATGCGGCGGTGACCGCCGACGGCGGCGAGATCGGCCGCGCCCAGGCGCTTCAGGCACTCGCTTGCCGCGTCGAACCGGTCGTCGACATGAACCCGGTGCTGCTGAAGCCGCAGGGGGACCGCTCGTCGCAGCTGGTCGTGCACGGAAAGGTCCGCGGCACCCTGTCGGGCGGCAATTACCGGGCCGCCAAGGCGGCTTTGTTGCAGGACGTCCTGGCCAGCTACCAGCGCCTGCGTGCGCGATGCGACATCCTGCTGGTGGAGGGCGCCGGCTCGCCGGCGGAGATCAATCTGCGCGCGAGCGATATCGCCAACATGGGTTTCGCCCGGGCCGCGAGCGTGCCGGTCCTCTTGGTCGGCGATATCGATCGAGGCGGCGTGATCGCGGCCATCGTCGGCACCAGGGCGGTGATCGATCCCGAGGACGCGGAGATGATCCGCGGCTTCCTGATCAACAAGTTCCGCGGCGATCCCGCCTTGTTCGAGGACGGCTATCGCGAGATCGAGCACCGCTCCGGCTGGCGCGGCTTCGGGATCGTCCCCTGGCTCGCCGCGACCGCGCGGTTGCCGAGCGAGGATGCGGTGGCGCTGGAGCACGGCCTTTCCCAGGCGAGCGGCAAGCGGGTGGTCGTCGCCTGTCCGGTGCTGCCGCGCATTTCCAATTTCGACGATCTCGATCCCCTGAAGCTGGAGCCCGGCATCGATCTGGTGATGGTGCCGCCCGGACGCCCGATCCCTGCGGAGGCGCGGCTGATCATCCTCGCCGGCTCGAAGGCGACCATCGCCGATCTCGCGGCGCTCCGGAGCGAAGGCTGGGACATCGACATTCTCGCCCACCACCGGCGGGGCGGACAGATCCTCGGCCTGTGCGGCGGCTACCAGATGCTTGGCCGCACCATTGCCGATCCGCATGGCCTCGAAGGATCGCCCGCTACCGTATCAGGGCTCGCGCTGCTCGACGTCGACACCGTCCTTACCCCCGGCAAGCATCTGGAGCGGGTGCGCGGCGAGATGCTCGGCGCGCCCGTCGAAGGCTATGAAATGCATATGGGCGAGACCACCGGTCCGGATACTGCGCGCCCGCTCGGCCGCTTCGCCGGTCGCATCGATGGCGCGGCCTCCGTGGACGGACGCGTGGCCGGCTGCTACCTCCATGGCCTGTTCACCCGTGCCGAGCAGCGGGCTGTCTGGCTGCACCGGATCGGAGTCGACGGATCCGGACGCGACTACGATGCCTCGGTGAGCGACGCGCTCGACGAAATCGCCGCCTCGCTCGAGCAGGTCGTTGATGTCGACGGGCTCATCGCCCTTTCACGTGAGGCAAAAAGCGACACTTAG
- a CDS encoding adenosylcobinamide-GDP ribazoletransferase, which produces MKRIVLAIQFMTRLPVPWRGAITADDFAASMRWFPVAGLPVGAAVAAAAWLGACRDPLLGALAGTIAWAAITGALHLDGLADIADAAGAAHGDESRLLRALADPHVGSFGVTCLVLQLAAKLVLLDRLIAAGAWASILLVPLAARIGILAWQYWLPPLGNGLALRFAGAVRPHHLWLWAMVLVCTGFAAPSIWFAPVPILLWGWWLKRRIGGISGDGHGAGIELTESVLLSVAFCLT; this is translated from the coding sequence GTGAAGCGCATCGTCCTGGCAATACAGTTCATGACCCGCCTGCCGGTGCCGTGGCGGGGCGCGATCACCGCGGACGATTTCGCGGCGTCGATGCGCTGGTTCCCGGTCGCGGGGCTACCGGTCGGCGCCGCCGTCGCCGCGGCGGCATGGCTCGGCGCCTGCCGCGACCCGCTGCTCGGCGCCCTCGCGGGAACGATCGCCTGGGCGGCGATCACCGGCGCGCTCCATCTCGATGGGCTGGCCGACATTGCCGATGCGGCAGGAGCGGCACACGGCGACGAGTCGCGGCTGCTCCGCGCCCTCGCCGATCCGCATGTCGGCAGTTTCGGCGTCACCTGCCTCGTCCTCCAGCTCGCCGCGAAGCTGGTCCTGCTCGATCGACTGATCGCGGCCGGAGCCTGGGCATCGATCCTGCTCGTGCCGCTCGCCGCGCGAATTGGCATCCTCGCCTGGCAATATTGGCTGCCGCCACTCGGTAACGGCCTCGCCCTCCGCTTCGCGGGAGCCGTGCGCCCGCATCATCTCTGGCTCTGGGCCATGGTGCTGGTTTGCACCGGATTCGCGGCTCCCTCGATCTGGTTCGCGCCCGTGCCCATCCTGCTCTGGGGCTGGTGGCTGAAGCGCCGCATCGGCGGTATCTCCGGCGATGGCCACGGCGCCGGGATCGAGCTGACCGAAAGCGTGCTGCTAAGTGTCGCTTTTTGCCTCACGTGA
- a CDS encoding histidine phosphatase family protein — protein MSARIVHLLRHAAVERPGRFLGRSDEPCTGAGLATCLDRAAEVEFDTIVTSPLIRAAEVADALGALRRLPVAQDAAWLELDFGTWEGKTADEIGEEALLPFYGQPDRHAPPGGERWNTLVRRVAGAIDRLGEGSSLVVTHGGPIRAALAHLCGFDPRQLWAFDLPYGALLSLRLFPGDPVSAQITALHT, from the coding sequence GTGAGCGCCCGCATCGTCCATCTGTTGCGCCATGCCGCGGTCGAGCGCCCCGGCCGTTTCCTCGGCCGCTCGGACGAGCCGTGCACCGGCGCAGGTCTTGCGACCTGCCTCGACCGTGCCGCCGAAGTCGAGTTCGACACCATCGTCACGTCTCCGCTGATCCGCGCTGCGGAAGTCGCAGATGCGCTCGGCGCTCTGCGCCGTCTACCAGTGGCCCAGGATGCAGCCTGGCTCGAGCTCGACTTCGGGACGTGGGAGGGCAAGACCGCCGACGAGATCGGGGAAGAGGCGCTGCTCCCCTTCTACGGCCAGCCCGACCGGCACGCGCCGCCCGGCGGCGAGCGCTGGAACACTCTGGTGCGGCGGGTCGCCGGCGCGATCGATCGCCTGGGCGAGGGAAGCAGCCTTGTCGTCACCCACGGCGGCCCGATCCGGGCGGCGCTTGCCCATCTCTGCGGCTTCGACCCGCGCCAGTTGTGGGCGTTCGATCTGCCCTATGGGGCGTTGCTGTCGCTGCGTCTGTTCCCCGGCGACCCGGTCTCTGCGCAGATCACGGCCCTGCACACGTGA
- the cobT gene encoding nicotinate-nucleotide--dimethylbenzimidazole phosphoribosyltransferase, which produces MIRFRTIEDFEAALADLPAPDGQSVAAAGARQASLTKPAGSLGRLEDIALFFAGWQRCIRPVLARGRATIFAGNHGVAARGVSAFPAEVTAQMVANFQRGGAAINALAAAAGLELKIVALELDRPTADFTQAPAMTAEDCLQALQAGADAVEGEIDLLVVGEMGIANSTAAAALSCASFGGAAEDWTGRGTGIDDEALSRKIEVVEAGVSLHGPHAKTPFEMLRRLAGREIAAIAGAVLAARRRRIPVMLDGFIACSALAPLARDVPQISAHCLAGHVSAEPGHKRLLAALALAPLLDLDMRLGEGSGAAVAVGLVRAALAAHAGMATFEEARVATAS; this is translated from the coding sequence ATGATCCGCTTCCGCACGATCGAGGATTTCGAAGCCGCCCTCGCCGACCTGCCGGCGCCCGATGGGCAGAGCGTCGCGGCCGCGGGCGCCCGCCAGGCGAGCCTTACCAAGCCTGCAGGGTCGCTGGGGCGGCTCGAAGACATCGCCCTGTTCTTTGCCGGTTGGCAGCGTTGCATCCGTCCTGTCCTCGCTCGCGGCCGCGCTACGATCTTCGCCGGCAATCATGGCGTCGCCGCTCGTGGCGTGAGCGCCTTTCCGGCTGAAGTGACCGCGCAGATGGTCGCGAATTTCCAGCGCGGCGGGGCCGCAATCAACGCTCTGGCGGCGGCGGCCGGTCTCGAGCTCAAGATCGTCGCGCTCGAGCTCGACCGGCCGACCGCCGATTTCACCCAGGCACCGGCAATGACTGCTGAGGATTGTCTGCAGGCCCTGCAGGCCGGTGCCGATGCGGTGGAAGGCGAGATCGACCTGCTGGTGGTCGGCGAAATGGGCATCGCCAACAGCACCGCCGCGGCCGCACTGAGCTGCGCGAGCTTCGGCGGGGCCGCGGAAGATTGGACGGGACGCGGCACGGGCATAGACGACGAGGCCTTGTCGCGGAAGATCGAGGTCGTCGAAGCGGGCGTTTCGCTGCATGGCCCGCACGCGAAGACGCCCTTCGAGATGCTGCGCCGGCTCGCCGGCCGGGAGATTGCGGCAATCGCCGGCGCGGTTCTCGCCGCCCGCCGCCGCCGCATTCCGGTGATGCTCGATGGCTTCATCGCCTGCTCGGCACTCGCCCCGCTGGCCCGCGACGTTCCGCAGATCAGTGCGCATTGCCTCGCCGGACACGTGTCGGCCGAGCCAGGTCACAAGAGATTGCTCGCGGCGCTGGCATTGGCCCCTTTGCTCGATCTCGACATGCGGCTCGGCGAGGGCAGCGGCGCCGCGGTGGCGGTCGGCCTCGTCCGCGCGGCGCTTGCGGCGCATGCAGGGATGGCAACGTTCGAGGAGGCGAGGGTCGCCACGGCATCGTGA
- a CDS encoding DUF1636 domain-containing protein: protein MFRPVPPRASVIACNTCRLSAERREDDDGVRGGALLAGALRRLAAEEDRYGDIGVEEMPCLFACTAFCTVYLRAPGKVGYVLGKFGADDAAAEAILEFTRLYAESAHGQVPYKQWPEGVKGHFLVRVPPEGQVVA, encoded by the coding sequence ATGTTCCGGCCGGTTCCGCCGCGCGCCTCCGTCATCGCCTGCAACACCTGCCGCCTATCCGCGGAGAGGCGGGAGGATGACGACGGCGTTCGCGGCGGAGCATTGCTTGCCGGAGCGCTGCGGCGGCTGGCGGCAGAGGAGGATCGCTATGGCGATATCGGCGTCGAGGAGATGCCGTGCCTGTTTGCCTGCACCGCCTTCTGCACCGTCTATCTCCGAGCCCCCGGCAAGGTCGGCTACGTGCTCGGCAAATTCGGCGCCGACGACGCGGCGGCGGAGGCGATACTCGAATTCACCCGCCTCTATGCGGAAAGCGCCCATGGCCAGGTACCGTACAAGCAGTGGCCGGAGGGCGTGAAAGGCCATTTCCTGGTCCGGGTTCCGCCGGAGGGACAGGTGGTCGCATGA
- a CDS encoding TonB-dependent siderophore receptor: MKLHYLIFPYALLSSAAFAAEAADAGGDSEIVVTALRAPIAEDRVAASVTVLTREDIDRSQAPIVSDILVRTPGISIVRNGGYGTSTSIRIRGADSDQTVLVLDGVKLADTSSTGGGYNWANLLTGDIDRIEILRGPQSILWGSNAIGGVINVTTTTAERPLEAAIDLSGGSRETAQARVAVGGRSGPLDWRIAGRTFTTDGISAIGPDYGGRETDPYRNTGGSGRIGLRVSDAVSLDLRGSYGRSRVGIDSAGTVPDSPERSETEEWTGYGAANVALFDGRLSNRLAFSQAEIARTNVNPARTVRPTSFDAKGRTRRYEYQGTLTVSDRIGAVFGAEREEQRMRSASPPNSNAAYRTIRAEADIDSVYAQVNAELIEGLTLNGGVRHDHHDRFGGNTVFGAGGTWSIGTSGTRIRANYGEGFKAPTLYQLYSEYGNDALAPEKARGWEAGIEQRTLGEKLVVGATWFERTTHNLIVYAGCPATNRPPLCFAPGTTTPRAGYYDNVQKSMAKGIELNGALQLGGFRADANYSWIAAEDRSGGLNHGNQLARQPRHLANGTLAYGWRPGAEASLAVRHAGSAWDTARTSATVTPFRNDAYTLVDARIELPASRAVSVYARIENLFDEHYETARRYGALGRSAYAGIRARF; the protein is encoded by the coding sequence ATGAAGCTTCACTACCTGATTTTCCCATACGCGTTGCTGTCGTCGGCGGCGTTCGCCGCCGAGGCAGCCGATGCAGGCGGCGACTCCGAAATCGTCGTCACCGCCCTCCGCGCGCCGATCGCCGAAGATCGCGTCGCCGCCTCCGTGACCGTGCTGACGCGCGAGGATATCGACCGCAGCCAGGCACCGATCGTGTCCGACATCCTGGTCCGCACCCCCGGAATCAGTATCGTCCGCAACGGCGGCTATGGCACCTCGACCTCGATCCGCATCCGCGGTGCGGACAGCGATCAGACCGTGCTCGTCCTCGACGGGGTGAAGCTTGCCGACACGTCCTCGACCGGCGGGGGCTACAATTGGGCCAATTTGCTGACCGGCGACATCGACCGGATCGAAATCCTGCGCGGACCGCAATCGATCCTGTGGGGCAGCAACGCGATCGGCGGCGTGATCAACGTCACCACCACCACAGCCGAGCGTCCGCTCGAAGCGGCGATCGACTTGTCAGGAGGCTCGCGGGAAACCGCACAGGCGCGCGTGGCGGTGGGCGGACGCAGCGGCCCGCTGGATTGGCGGATCGCCGGACGCACCTTCACAACCGACGGCATCTCGGCGATCGGACCGGATTATGGCGGCCGGGAAACGGATCCGTATCGCAACACCGGCGGCAGCGGCCGGATCGGGCTTCGGGTCAGCGACGCGGTCTCGCTCGATCTGCGCGGATCCTACGGACGGAGCCGGGTCGGCATCGACAGCGCCGGCACGGTCCCGGACAGTCCGGAGCGTTCGGAGACCGAGGAATGGACCGGCTATGGCGCGGCGAACGTCGCGCTGTTCGACGGGCGTTTGTCCAACCGCCTGGCCTTCAGCCAGGCCGAGATCGCGCGGACCAACGTCAACCCCGCGCGCACGGTCCGGCCGACCAGCTTCGACGCGAAGGGGCGTACCCGCCGGTACGAATATCAAGGTACCCTGACGGTTTCGGACCGGATCGGCGCGGTGTTCGGCGCCGAGCGCGAGGAGCAGAGGATGCGCTCCGCCTCGCCTCCCAACAGCAATGCCGCCTATCGGACGATCCGTGCCGAGGCCGACATCGACAGTGTGTACGCGCAGGTGAATGCCGAACTGATCGAAGGACTGACCTTGAATGGCGGCGTACGGCATGATCACCATGATCGCTTCGGCGGCAACACGGTGTTCGGCGCCGGCGGCACCTGGTCGATCGGCACCAGCGGAACTCGGATCCGCGCCAATTACGGCGAAGGCTTCAAGGCGCCGACTCTCTACCAGCTCTACAGCGAATACGGGAATGATGCCCTGGCGCCGGAGAAAGCGCGGGGCTGGGAAGCCGGCATCGAGCAAAGAACGCTCGGCGAGAAGCTGGTCGTCGGTGCGACCTGGTTCGAACGGACCACGCACAATCTGATCGTCTATGCGGGATGCCCGGCCACCAATCGGCCGCCGCTCTGCTTCGCACCCGGCACAACCACGCCGCGCGCCGGCTATTACGACAACGTCCAGAAGAGCATGGCGAAGGGCATCGAGCTCAATGGGGCCCTGCAGCTCGGCGGTTTCCGCGCCGATGCCAATTACAGCTGGATCGCGGCCGAGGATCGATCGGGCGGATTGAACCACGGCAACCAGTTGGCCCGCCAGCCGCGCCATCTCGCCAACGGCACGCTCGCCTACGGCTGGCGACCGGGCGCCGAGGCCAGCCTCGCCGTGCGCCACGCCGGGTCGGCGTGGGACACGGCACGGACCAGCGCCACCGTCACCCCGTTCCGAAACGATGCCTATACGCTCGTCGACGCGCGGATCGAGCTCCCCGCCTCCCGAGCCGTGAGCGTCTACGCCCGCATCGAGAACCTCTTCGACGAGCATTACGAAACGGCGCGCCGCTACGGCGCGCTCGGACGCAGCGCCTATGCGGGCATTCGGGCCCGGTTCTGA
- the cobO gene encoding cob(I)yrinic acid a,c-diamide adenosyltransferase produces MSSSDEALNARHNEKAKKRQAARAKIMADKTQEKGLLIVHTGKGKGKSTAAFGLVARAIGHGMKIGIVQFIKGSWATGEKAVYAAFPGQVEHKVMGEGFTWDTQDRERDIAWARQGWEEMLRMVRDPAYDMVLADELNIVLRYEYLPVEEVVAGLSERPPMKHVIVTGRNAPDALIEAADLVTEMVQVKHPFRSGVKAQKGIEF; encoded by the coding sequence ATGAGCAGCTCGGACGAGGCGCTGAACGCGCGGCATAACGAGAAAGCGAAGAAGCGGCAGGCCGCCCGCGCCAAGATCATGGCCGACAAGACCCAGGAGAAGGGTCTGCTGATCGTCCACACCGGCAAGGGGAAGGGCAAGTCGACTGCCGCATTCGGGCTGGTCGCACGGGCGATTGGCCACGGCATGAAGATCGGCATCGTCCAGTTCATCAAAGGCAGCTGGGCGACTGGGGAGAAAGCGGTCTACGCCGCGTTCCCCGGGCAGGTGGAGCACAAGGTGATGGGCGAAGGCTTCACCTGGGACACGCAGGATCGCGAACGCGACATCGCCTGGGCGCGACAGGGCTGGGAGGAGATGCTTCGCATGGTGCGCGACCCTGCTTACGACATGGTGCTCGCCGACGAACTCAACATCGTCCTGCGCTACGAATATCTGCCCGTGGAAGAGGTCGTCGCCGGGCTCAGCGAGCGCCCGCCGATGAAGCACGTCATCGTCACGGGCCGCAACGCGCCCGATGCGCTGATCGAGGCGGCGGACCTCGTCACCGAGATGGTGCAGGTGAAGCATCCGTTCCGGTCCGGCGTGAAGGCGCAGAAGGGCATCGAATTTTGA
- a CDS encoding TerC family protein, producing MDFLMHAWLGTPIWFWAAFIGLVVALTAFDLGILHKQDREMGIAESLKLSAFYISIALLFGAWVWAEKGADLGMKYYTGFFIEKALSIDNVFVISLIFTYFAIPRIYQYRALLWGIVGVIVLRGLMIGVGAAVVQQYHWVLYIFAAFLIGTGIKMLFTSDKPIDLGRNPILRFISRHMRVTPDLHGQKFLVKVPDGKTGRLVVAATPLLLALVVINLADLVFAVDSVPAVFAITTDTFIVYTSNIMAILGLRALYFALAAMVHRFDYLKYALALVLVFIGTKIFVADFMLDSGKFPPVLSLAVTFALILGGILYSLWKTRKDGPAAGGT from the coding sequence ATGGATTTCCTGATGCACGCCTGGCTCGGCACGCCGATCTGGTTCTGGGCGGCCTTCATCGGCCTGGTGGTCGCGCTGACCGCCTTCGACCTCGGCATCCTGCACAAGCAGGATCGCGAGATGGGTATCGCCGAGAGCCTGAAGCTCTCCGCCTTCTACATCAGCATCGCCCTTCTTTTCGGCGCCTGGGTATGGGCCGAGAAGGGCGCCGATCTCGGCATGAAATATTATACCGGCTTCTTCATCGAGAAGGCGCTGTCGATCGACAACGTCTTCGTGATCAGCCTGATCTTCACCTATTTCGCGATTCCCCGCATCTACCAATATCGGGCTCTGCTTTGGGGAATTGTCGGCGTGATCGTGCTGCGCGGGCTGATGATCGGGGTCGGGGCCGCCGTCGTTCAGCAATATCATTGGGTTCTCTACATTTTCGCCGCGTTTCTGATCGGGACCGGCATCAAGATGCTGTTCACCAGCGACAAGCCGATCGATCTCGGACGCAATCCGATCCTCCGCTTCATCTCGCGGCACATGCGCGTGACGCCGGATCTGCACGGGCAGAAATTCCTCGTGAAGGTGCCCGACGGGAAAACCGGCAGGCTGGTGGTCGCAGCGACGCCGCTGCTGCTCGCCCTGGTGGTGATCAACCTTGCCGACCTGGTGTTCGCCGTCGATTCCGTGCCGGCCGTGTTCGCGATCACCACCGACACGTTCATCGTCTACACGTCGAACATCATGGCGATCCTCGGCCTCCGCGCCCTGTATTTCGCGCTGGCGGCGATGGTTCATCGCTTCGACTATCTGAAATATGCGCTCGCGCTCGTGCTCGTGTTCATCGGCACCAAAATCTTCGTCGCCGATTTCATGCTCGACAGCGGCAAATTCCCGCCGGTGCTGAGCCTTGCCGTCACCTTTGCGCTGATCCTCGGCGGCATTCTTTATTCCCTTTGGAAGACCCGCAAGGATGGGCCGGCAGCCGGCGGCACCTGA
- a CDS encoding cupin domain-containing protein has translation MPSLATHPIHLGNGASALVQPPLTGPEWYAAYGERHAADGAEGRLVMQYSFTGSWTNWEVHPHGAEVVICIAGRITLLQEFPDGRHSRETLAAGDYAINPPGVWHTVDGDPEAEATCIFITSGLGTDHRPR, from the coding sequence ATGCCAAGCCTTGCAACCCACCCGATCCATCTCGGCAACGGCGCTTCCGCCCTGGTCCAGCCGCCTTTGACCGGACCGGAATGGTATGCGGCTTACGGCGAACGGCATGCGGCAGACGGCGCGGAGGGAAGGCTGGTGATGCAATACAGCTTCACCGGAAGCTGGACGAACTGGGAAGTTCACCCGCACGGGGCGGAGGTGGTGATCTGCATTGCCGGTCGGATCACGCTCCTCCAGGAATTCCCCGACGGCCGCCATTCCCGCGAAACGCTGGCCGCCGGCGACTATGCAATTAATCCGCCGGGTGTCTGGCATACGGTCGATGGCGATCCCGAAGCGGAGGCGACCTGCATCTTCATCACGTCGGGCCTCGGCACCGACCACCGCCCGCGCTGA
- the nhaA gene encoding Na+/H+ antiporter NhaA, whose translation MSAHDPARAERNAGLLLMAAAALALIIANSPFASLYDQLLHAELGPLSVHYWIADALMAVFFLLVGLEVKREWYDGQLATPAARRLPMLAAASGMAVPAFVYLLVSGFDPQLSRGWAIPAATDIAFALGVIALIGGRVPASIKLLLVTIAVIDDIGAVAIIALFYTADLNTAALAASAGLVAVMAAMNMFGVRRLGPYLIGFVFLWVAVQQSGIHATIAGVLAALTVPLGRGEAYSPLKRLEHAIHPWVMFGIVPIFGFASAGVTVAGFDALFSPLPLAVAFGLLVGKQLGVFSAIWIADRTGLAPKPPHLRWLHIYGAALLCGIGFTMSLFIGELAFAEPAFIASAKIGTLAGSAAAGLLGFLLLRFAGPMPSTAHDVAEAEEVFGEDFDRDPRVCAEEDRHPPARPSRDDRR comes from the coding sequence ATGTCCGCCCACGATCCTGCCAGAGCCGAACGCAATGCCGGTCTGCTGCTGATGGCCGCCGCGGCGCTTGCGCTCATTATCGCCAACTCGCCGTTCGCCTCCTTGTACGACCAGCTCCTGCACGCAGAACTCGGGCCGCTTTCGGTCCACTATTGGATCGCCGACGCGCTGATGGCGGTGTTCTTCCTGTTGGTCGGTCTCGAGGTGAAGCGCGAATGGTATGACGGTCAGTTGGCAACGCCGGCGGCCCGGCGCCTGCCGATGCTCGCCGCTGCGTCCGGCATGGCAGTGCCGGCTTTCGTCTATTTGCTGGTGAGCGGCTTTGATCCTCAGCTGAGCCGCGGCTGGGCGATCCCGGCTGCCACCGACATTGCCTTCGCGCTCGGCGTCATCGCCTTGATCGGAGGGCGTGTCCCGGCTTCGATCAAGCTGCTGCTCGTTACCATCGCGGTCATCGACGACATCGGTGCGGTCGCGATCATCGCGCTCTTCTACACCGCGGATCTCAACACAGCCGCGCTTGCGGCAAGCGCGGGCCTGGTGGCTGTGATGGCGGCAATGAACATGTTCGGGGTGCGGCGCCTTGGCCCCTATCTGATCGGCTTCGTCTTCCTGTGGGTCGCAGTCCAGCAATCCGGGATCCATGCGACCATTGCTGGGGTGCTCGCGGCGCTCACCGTCCCGCTCGGGCGCGGCGAAGCCTACAGCCCGTTGAAGCGGCTCGAACATGCGATCCATCCGTGGGTGATGTTCGGGATCGTCCCCATCTTCGGCTTCGCCAGCGCCGGCGTCACCGTCGCCGGTTTCGACGCGCTGTTCTCCCCTCTGCCGCTCGCGGTGGCTTTCGGTCTGCTCGTCGGCAAGCAGCTCGGCGTGTTCAGCGCGATCTGGATCGCCGATCGTACCGGTCTCGCGCCCAAGCCCCCTCACTTGCGCTGGTTGCACATCTATGGCGCGGCTTTGCTGTGCGGCATCGGCTTCACCATGAGCCTGTTCATCGGCGAGCTCGCCTTCGCCGAGCCGGCGTTTATCGCCTCGGCAAAGATCGGAACGCTTGCCGGATCCGCCGCAGCCGGTCTTCTCGGCTTCCTTCTGCTGCGTTTCGCCGGCCCCATGCCCTCGACTGCGCACGACGTGGCGGAAGCGGAGGAAGTATTCGGCGAAGACTTCGATCGTGATCCGCGCGTCTGCGCCGAGGAGGATAGGCACCCTCCAGCGCGGCCTTCACGCGACGATCGCCGGTAG